Proteins encoded in a region of the Atopobium sp. oral taxon 416 genome:
- a CDS encoding IS3 family transposase — protein MPRTTLLRGANGAHHFGADAPNEVWITHVTKFRIPAGKAYLSPIVDCFDGMPISWSISCSPDAEMANSSLLGACSQLGEGEHPIVHSDCGCHYRWPGWIGICSEYGLRRSMSRKGSSPDNARAEGLSRRLKVEFFYGCDWTGVTMERFMELLDEYLVWYRDEKIKSDLGYRSPMQYRKDLGLAA, from the coding sequence ATGCCTCGGACAACCCTGCTCAGGGGCGCAAACGGCGCCCACCATTTCGGCGCCGATGCCCCCAACGAGGTATGGATCACGCACGTCACGAAATTCAGGATCCCTGCCGGCAAGGCCTACCTCTCTCCCATAGTCGACTGCTTTGACGGCATGCCCATAAGCTGGAGCATCTCCTGCTCTCCCGATGCCGAGATGGCCAACTCGTCGCTTCTCGGCGCATGCAGCCAGCTCGGGGAGGGCGAGCATCCGATCGTTCACAGCGACTGCGGCTGCCACTACAGGTGGCCCGGATGGATCGGCATCTGCAGCGAATATGGCCTCAGGAGATCGATGTCGCGCAAGGGCTCAAGCCCCGACAATGCCAGGGCGGAGGGACTGTCCAGAAGGCTGAAGGTGGAGTTCTTCTACGGATGCGACTGGACGGGAGTCACGATGGAGAGGTTCATGGAGCTTCTGGACGAGTATCTGGTATGGTATCGGGACGAGAAGATCAAGAGCGATCTCGGATACAGGAGCCCCATGCAGTACCGGAAGGATCTGGGGCTGGCAGCGTAG
- a CDS encoding ATP-binding protein: protein MFSGQLPSNTGTINRIIIGQDNFFLVHSLCSGGRTIALPESKDRELKISVSKSFLKTVSAYANYRTGSIIFGMADDGTIVGLPDIDKDCLRVEHMIHDSIDPRPRYTIEVDSRSGTMTLTVFEGPDKPYLYEGKAYIRNDSSTIEAGPLELKRLVLAGKHMSFDQLPADNQKMEFGSLKQRLHDRLGVDRFDRNTLRTLGLADADGQLVNAAALLSDSNPFPGIDIMRFGESTSEILERARIGGCSVLDQLDRTIGIAERNYTFEKVTATTRERSERLPLDALRETLADAIAHRAWDMLATITVAMHPDRVVVTSPGSLPSGIEREAYLAGGLSVPRNPTLATVMFRLGYIELFGSGVPRIREAYPEGELPPRFDVLDASIRVTLPTFGSHPATTVEEKAVLNALPTGMLMSRKQIANACDMSLSTTGRLLASLEQKNLVERSGRGRGTKYSRRA from the coding sequence ATTTTTTCTGGTCAATTACCAAGCAATACTGGGACTATAAATAGGATTATAATTGGTCAAGATAATTTTTTTCTAGTCCATTCGCTGTGCTCAGGAGGTCGTACCATAGCTCTGCCCGAGTCTAAAGACCGAGAGCTCAAAATCTCGGTATCCAAGTCTTTCCTTAAAACAGTCAGCGCATATGCAAACTACCGGACAGGCAGCATCATCTTCGGCATGGCGGATGATGGCACTATCGTGGGCCTTCCTGACATCGATAAAGATTGTCTGCGCGTGGAGCACATGATCCATGACTCCATCGATCCACGACCCCGCTACACAATAGAGGTTGACAGCAGATCTGGCACTATGACCCTTACCGTATTCGAAGGGCCGGACAAGCCTTACCTCTACGAAGGGAAGGCATACATCAGAAACGACTCTTCGACCATAGAGGCAGGTCCGCTGGAGCTGAAACGGCTCGTGCTCGCCGGTAAGCACATGTCTTTCGATCAGCTGCCGGCAGACAACCAGAAGATGGAGTTCGGCTCCCTCAAGCAGCGTCTGCATGACAGACTCGGGGTCGACAGATTCGACAGGAACACCTTGCGGACGCTTGGGCTAGCGGATGCAGACGGCCAGCTCGTGAATGCTGCTGCACTTCTGTCCGATTCCAATCCCTTTCCTGGAATCGATATCATGAGGTTCGGCGAGAGCACATCGGAGATTCTCGAGAGAGCGCGCATAGGGGGATGCTCGGTGCTCGACCAACTCGATAGGACAATAGGCATTGCCGAAAGAAACTATACATTCGAAAAAGTAACAGCAACCACCAGAGAGCGGAGCGAAAGATTGCCTCTGGATGCTCTCCGGGAGACGCTCGCCGACGCAATTGCGCATCGCGCATGGGATATGCTGGCTACCATTACAGTCGCGATGCACCCTGACCGTGTTGTGGTAACATCTCCTGGCTCGCTCCCCTCAGGGATCGAGAGAGAGGCCTACCTTGCAGGTGGTCTATCTGTACCTAGAAATCCGACCCTTGCCACGGTCATGTTCAGACTGGGCTATATCGAACTCTTCGGGTCCGGAGTTCCGCGCATCCGGGAAGCCTATCCAGAGGGGGAACTGCCTCCTCGCTTCGATGTGCTCGATGCGAGCATCCGTGTAACGCTTCCCACGTTCGGCTCCCATCCTGCCACAACAGTAGAAGAAAAAGCAGTCCTGAATGCATTGCCCACAGGAATGCTCATGTCTCGAAAGCAGATTGCGAACGCCTGCGACATGAGCCTTTCGACGACAGGACGTCTCCTTGCTTCGCTCGAGCAGAAAAACCTGGTGGAACGCAGTGGAAGAGGCAGAGGGACGAAGTATTCGCGGAGAGCCTAA
- a CDS encoding MFS transporter, whose protein sequence is MPEYLSKPSEGAYALRLAFTTFFRALGFQATYFVGIIGSATYLLGADAMEASLLVVLLNVTFVAAGAAAGVVVDRIGPRMTMLFFLALLGVTGIIGVAFPMGMMLLVVVNVLEGIAGGFCMTASSAYPRYLADDAAVLQKINSYNNTALCVAVIAGPLIGGWLTVLFTSQMVFAVLPVSSSISALFVWKLPELLHPEGTEKREGEGFWKQLAEGIHIVFSHPVIAALFLIYFLGYFAYGAFDSLESLFYRDVLRVGSEWMGWLSSAAGLGSTVGALAVLRFSTKRLSLETIALLLVVIGVGSMVYVGTASVAIALIGQLIAGFGFGAMGPVKDTVLQRNCDIRYIGRATSVLSVGMNSAGTLPLLIAPSVADVFGVQAALFGVSTIAAVIGALALAWTHVGNPKEA, encoded by the coding sequence TTGCCAGAGTATCTATCGAAGCCTTCCGAGGGGGCATATGCCCTCCGTCTAGCCTTCACCACCTTCTTTCGTGCGCTGGGTTTCCAGGCTACCTACTTTGTCGGCATCATCGGCTCTGCGACCTACCTTCTAGGTGCTGATGCGATGGAGGCCTCCTTGCTCGTCGTCCTCCTCAATGTCACGTTTGTGGCTGCAGGGGCCGCAGCAGGCGTCGTTGTCGACCGTATCGGGCCGAGGATGACGATGCTTTTCTTCCTTGCTCTCCTGGGCGTCACCGGCATCATCGGTGTCGCCTTCCCGATGGGCATGATGTTGCTTGTGGTCGTGAATGTGCTCGAAGGGATTGCCGGGGGCTTCTGCATGACGGCAAGCTCTGCCTATCCGCGCTATCTCGCAGATGATGCTGCCGTGCTCCAGAAGATCAACAGCTACAACAATACGGCCCTCTGCGTTGCCGTTATCGCAGGGCCACTCATCGGCGGCTGGCTCACGGTGCTCTTCACGAGCCAGATGGTGTTTGCGGTCCTGCCGGTCTCGTCGTCGATATCGGCGCTCTTCGTCTGGAAGCTGCCGGAGCTTTTGCATCCTGAAGGCACAGAGAAGAGGGAGGGGGAGGGCTTCTGGAAACAGCTTGCCGAGGGCATCCATATCGTGTTCTCCCACCCGGTGATCGCAGCGCTCTTCCTGATCTATTTCCTCGGCTACTTTGCCTACGGCGCCTTCGACTCGCTCGAGTCGCTCTTCTACCGCGATGTGCTCAGGGTGGGCTCTGAGTGGATGGGATGGCTCTCTTCAGCAGCAGGTCTGGGATCGACGGTAGGTGCCTTGGCGGTGTTGCGCTTCTCCACAAAGCGGCTCTCTCTCGAGACGATCGCCCTTCTCCTTGTCGTAATCGGCGTGGGCTCCATGGTGTACGTAGGAACGGCTTCTGTCGCTATCGCTCTTATAGGCCAGCTCATCGCTGGCTTCGGCTTTGGCGCCATGGGGCCCGTGAAGGACACGGTGCTCCAGAGGAACTGCGACATCCGCTACATAGGGCGTGCCACCTCGGTCCTCTCTGTCGGCATGAACTCTGCTGGTACGCTGCCGCTCCTGATCGCTCCTTCCGTGGCGGATGTCTTCGGTGTGCAAGCAGCCCTCTTTGGTGTCTCCACCATCGCTGCTGTCATAGGCGCTCTGGCTCTTGCCTGGACGCATGTGGGCAACCCGAAAGAGGCATAA
- a CDS encoding HAD family hydrolase codes for MVLFDKTGVLTYGASQFVRELLFGDSEDPEDRESAEALLASVERESGHPFAHAFAGCLEDLPPLEVEAMDAIWGQGIASQVVGHEVLAGNRLLVERLGIVLADEVKKDLDALETEEGPLVLAAVDGRLVLALGIRGEVSEGMGQDLEASRKLGVLSGDSQKTAERVGRELGLDEVRAGRPPS; via the coding sequence ATGGTGCTCTTCGACAAGACGGGAGTGCTGACCTATGGGGCGTCGCAGTTCGTGCGGGAGCTGCTCTTCGGCGACAGCGAGGATCCTGAGGACAGGGAGAGTGCAGAGGCCCTGCTTGCAAGCGTGGAGAGGGAATCTGGGCACCCGTTTGCACATGCCTTCGCAGGGTGTCTCGAAGATCTGCCACCCCTCGAGGTGGAGGCGATGGATGCGATCTGGGGTCAGGGCATTGCCTCCCAGGTGGTAGGGCATGAGGTGCTCGCAGGAAACCGCCTCCTTGTGGAGCGCTTGGGCATTGTGCTTGCCGATGAGGTGAAGAAAGATCTCGATGCTCTGGAGACAGAAGAAGGCCCCCTTGTTCTTGCTGCAGTGGATGGCAGGCTCGTGCTTGCCCTCGGCATTCGCGGCGAGGTCAGCGAGGGTATGGGGCAGGATCTAGAGGCGTCCAGAAAGCTCGGCGTCCTCTCGGGAGACAGCCAGAAGACTGCAGAGCGCGTCGGACGCGAGCTCGGACTCGACGAGGTTCGGGCGGGGAGGCCTCCTTCCTGA
- a CDS encoding helix-turn-helix domain-containing protein, which yields MCHYKHLKPTGEGLHSQAAWHKGRSIAYIAGEIGRDSSSVCHKLKRNARHGHFRACAAQKEGG from the coding sequence GTGTGCCACTACAAGCATCTCAAGCCTACAGGAGAGGGACTGCATAGCCAAGCTGCGTGGCACAAGGGAAGGTCAATTGCCTATATCGCGGGAGAGATCGGCAGGGACAGCTCCAGCGTCTGCCACAAGCTCAAGAGGAACGCACGCCACGGACACTTTAGGGCATGTGCTGCCCAAAAGGAGGGCGGATGA
- a CDS encoding integrase core domain-containing protein, which produces MRLSVGRTGSCHDNAVAESFFATLKNEWYYHKRLSDASTTKHKAHEFNRVILQPLLPA; this is translated from the coding sequence GTGAGGCTCTCCGTGGGGAGAACCGGAAGCTGCCACGACAACGCTGTAGCCGAATCCTTCTTCGCCACGCTCAAGAACGAGTGGTACTACCACAAGCGCCTCTCGGACGCATCCACGACCAAGCACAAGGCACACGAGTTTAATCGAGTCATACTACAACCGCTTCTGCCCGCATAA
- a CDS encoding SAM-dependent DNA methyltransferase, whose protein sequence is MSQQVKSKERVQEHGEVFTNEHEVNAMLDLVKPETERIDSRFLEPACGDGNFLAEVLRRKLAVVTSRYRKSLHEWERYCFVAVGSVYGVELLPDNVAACKERLYGIVEDEYEKVAKKDANPAFLDSIRLVLRRNILNGNALSLKAVDWDGNDTAEPIVFSEWSVVMGDKVKRRDFRLDEMLEGNVDADQTRSLFGADYSSAVDWEYDKETKSFIPKPMRESPLVSIYEISGAK, encoded by the coding sequence TTGTCACAGCAAGTCAAATCAAAGGAACGCGTCCAGGAGCACGGCGAGGTGTTCACGAACGAGCACGAGGTCAACGCCATGCTCGACCTGGTGAAGCCAGAGACCGAGCGCATCGACTCCAGGTTCCTCGAGCCGGCTTGCGGTGACGGTAACTTCCTCGCCGAGGTGCTAAGGCGGAAGCTTGCGGTCGTCACTTCGCGCTACCGTAAGTCTCTCCACGAATGGGAGAGGTACTGCTTCGTGGCCGTCGGCAGTGTATACGGCGTCGAGCTCCTTCCCGACAACGTTGCCGCATGCAAGGAGCGTCTCTACGGGATCGTAGAGGACGAGTATGAGAAGGTCGCAAAGAAGGACGCCAACCCTGCCTTCCTCGACTCGATACGTCTCGTGCTCAGGCGCAATATCCTCAACGGCAACGCCCTCAGCCTCAAGGCGGTGGATTGGGACGGCAATGACACCGCGGAGCCCATCGTCTTCTCGGAGTGGTCGGTCGTCATGGGCGACAAGGTGAAGCGCCGCGACTTCCGCCTCGACGAGATGCTCGAGGGTAACGTGGATGCGGATCAGACGCGTTCGCTCTTCGGAGCGGACTATAGCTCGGCGGTCGACTGGGAGTACGACAAGGAGACGAAGTCGTTCATTCCTAAACCAATGCGCGAATCCCCACTTGTTAGCATCTACGAGATAAGTGGAGCGAAATGA
- a CDS encoding Eco57I restriction-modification methylase domain-containing protein encodes MSNLFETTYNPDVLSCLANLSNDEVFTPPELANQMLDLLPKELWSDPGATFLDPACKSGVFLREIAKRLIDGLRDEIPDQQERLDHIYKKQIFGISITELTSLLSRRSLYCSKYPNSKYSVVRFDDVEGNIDFKRLKHTWRDKRCIYCGASQDAYDCDDSLETYAYEFIHLDNPEKVFHMKFDVIIGNPPYQLDDGGARRSAVPIYNKFIDQAKKLNPRYLVMIVPARWYAGGRGLDAFRNEMLHDTKLKELHDFPETNDCFPGVNIRGGVCYFLWSRDYNGKCHVVNHFKKTLSESNRFLLDGNGEYFIRWNKGIEIIKKVQAKHEASFSEFVSASKPFGLRAAFKNFSESRDSTHDVKLYRFGSDGYINTSQIIKNAELASQWKVIVPEASPGADEYPHLVLSKPIVSEPGSICTETYLLIGPFDSKRTCDNVCSYIVTRFFRFLVLMLKNTQHTTRRVYFYVPVQDFSHAWTDEALYTKYGITSEEAAFIESIVKER; translated from the coding sequence ATGAGTAACCTCTTCGAGACGACATACAACCCCGATGTACTGAGCTGTCTCGCCAACCTCTCGAACGACGAGGTCTTCACGCCGCCCGAGCTTGCGAACCAGATGCTAGATCTGCTTCCAAAGGAATTGTGGAGCGATCCTGGCGCGACCTTCCTCGACCCCGCCTGCAAGTCCGGTGTCTTCCTGAGAGAGATAGCGAAGCGTTTGATAGACGGTCTTAGGGATGAGATTCCGGATCAGCAGGAGCGTCTCGATCACATATACAAGAAGCAGATCTTCGGCATCTCCATCACAGAGCTGACGAGCCTGCTTTCGCGTCGAAGCCTGTACTGCTCGAAGTATCCGAACAGCAAGTACTCTGTCGTGCGGTTCGACGATGTCGAGGGCAACATTGACTTCAAGCGGTTGAAACATACATGGCGTGATAAACGGTGCATCTATTGTGGCGCATCGCAGGATGCGTATGACTGTGACGATTCGCTTGAGACATATGCCTATGAGTTTATCCATCTTGATAACCCCGAGAAGGTATTTCATATGAAGTTCGATGTCATCATTGGCAACCCCCCGTATCAGCTTGATGACGGTGGGGCACGGCGTAGTGCGGTTCCCATCTACAACAAGTTTATCGACCAGGCAAAGAAATTAAATCCTCGGTACCTTGTCATGATCGTTCCTGCCCGCTGGTACGCCGGTGGGCGTGGACTTGATGCATTTCGCAACGAAATGCTGCACGATACCAAGCTAAAAGAACTTCACGACTTCCCAGAGACAAACGACTGCTTTCCTGGCGTGAATATTCGCGGGGGAGTTTGCTATTTCCTTTGGAGTCGCGATTATAACGGCAAGTGCCACGTCGTAAATCACTTTAAGAAAACCCTCTCGGAGTCAAACCGATTTCTGCTCGACGGAAATGGCGAGTATTTCATTCGCTGGAACAAGGGAATCGAAATCATTAAGAAGGTTCAGGCAAAGCACGAGGCTAGCTTTTCCGAGTTTGTTAGTGCCTCTAAGCCTTTTGGTCTCAGGGCCGCATTCAAAAACTTCTCCGAGTCGAGAGACTCAACACATGATGTTAAGCTCTACCGATTCGGTAGTGACGGCTACATCAACACTAGTCAGATTATTAAGAACGCCGAACTTGCAAGCCAGTGGAAGGTAATAGTGCCAGAAGCTAGTCCAGGTGCTGACGAGTATCCGCATCTGGTTCTATCAAAGCCGATTGTGTCTGAGCCAGGTTCAATTTGCACAGAGACATACCTATTGATAGGGCCATTTGACAGTAAACGGACTTGCGACAACGTGTGTTCCTATATCGTCACGCGTTTTTTTCGCTTCCTCGTCCTTATGCTGAAGAATACGCAGCACACAACTAGACGCGTGTACTTCTATGTGCCCGTTCAGGACTTCTCGCATGCGTGGACAGATGAAGCACTATATACGAAATACGGCATAACATCTGAGGAAGCAGCTTTTATCGAGAGTATTGTGAAGGAGCGTTAA
- a CDS encoding GIY-YIG nuclease family protein, with protein sequence MSANDFFPQRPDDKPIIYAYREPGNRELKGLLKVGYTSRSIEERMHEHYPTLKPGERPYKVVFTAPAMRSDGTTFMDHEVHANLEANGFRRMRDRDGKKTEWFRCTVSDVKAAYIAVRDRSENVERRTRDFRMRPEQEAAVHKTEEYFRSVEEEGGTHTPKFLWNAKMRFGKTFATYELAKDMHFTRVLVLTFKPAVQSAWEEDLATHVDFEGWQFVSRPKEPGRPNIAEQYEAADKSRPIVCFGSFQDFLGRERDGRIKPQHEWVREEDWDLVVFDEYHFGAWNENSKSLFEPEEEDEANTQEDMDTRVGHVNTGNEMDEGDLPIVTRFYLFLSGTPFRALNSGEFIEEQIFNWTYSDEQRVKEAWPRKHPGQPNPYESLPRMVMLTYQMPEEIRRVALGGEYNGFDLNTFFEARGQGDDAEFVLRDSVQKWLDLIRGSYKPSTVDDLKLGAEKPALPYADTRLLHVLNHTLWYLPRVNSCYAMRNLLREPQNTFFHDYTVNVCAGPEAGVGEAALDRVRESMQDPLHSRTITLTCGKLTTGVTVKPWCGIFMLTNMRSPETYFQAAFRVQSSWTIRNDAGETEIMKRECYVFDFALDRSLRMVSDYSCRLKVDENVGPEEKVGEFINFLPVLAYDGSTMRPVSAADILDIAMAGTSATLLARRWESALLVNVDNDTLRRILANEDAMRALMSIEGFRNLNEDIETIVNRSDAIKKAKRERGDLTKKERKEISEEEKELKSKRKQIQEKLIKFATRIPVFMYLTDYREQTLKDVITQLEPGLFKKVTGLTVKDFELLVSLGVFNDVLMNDAVYKFRRYEDSSLTYAGVDRHAGERVGLFDTTLSDFEYMQMAQQESMVAPNGLATSPDARTSRGDRNVKDAASTLVKARSHETLTAAQAPRRDWVLDALDDEGIDYVDRRAGGGCLWVPGGSSIEERLGPVIKRGAGFKYSTTGGRVTHGRPAWWLKGYPEARDGEPDGPLVLKVELDALDVGDTVFHKAFGYGEVVNLSDKYVMVSFENDNHKKKPFRQFGFPSAFYQGLLRIV encoded by the coding sequence TTGTCTGCCAACGACTTCTTCCCACAACGACCTGACGACAAGCCAATCATCTACGCCTACCGAGAGCCTGGCAACCGTGAGCTCAAGGGACTGCTCAAGGTCGGCTACACAAGCCGGTCAATAGAAGAGCGCATGCACGAGCACTACCCGACCCTCAAACCCGGCGAGAGGCCCTACAAGGTCGTGTTCACCGCGCCCGCGATGCGCTCCGACGGTACCACCTTCATGGACCACGAGGTGCACGCCAACCTCGAGGCGAACGGCTTCCGGCGCATGCGGGACCGCGACGGGAAGAAGACCGAGTGGTTCCGGTGCACCGTGTCAGACGTCAAGGCGGCCTACATCGCAGTCCGCGACCGTTCCGAGAACGTCGAGCGCCGCACGCGCGACTTCAGGATGCGCCCGGAGCAGGAGGCGGCCGTCCACAAGACGGAGGAATACTTCCGCTCGGTCGAGGAGGAGGGCGGCACCCATACGCCGAAGTTCCTCTGGAACGCGAAGATGCGCTTCGGCAAGACCTTCGCCACCTACGAGCTCGCGAAGGACATGCACTTCACGCGCGTCCTGGTCCTCACCTTCAAGCCCGCGGTCCAGTCTGCCTGGGAGGAGGACCTCGCCACCCACGTCGACTTCGAGGGCTGGCAGTTCGTCAGCCGCCCGAAGGAGCCGGGGAGGCCTAACATCGCTGAGCAGTACGAGGCGGCGGACAAGTCGCGCCCAATCGTGTGCTTCGGCTCGTTCCAGGACTTCCTGGGACGCGAGAGGGACGGTCGTATCAAGCCCCAGCACGAGTGGGTGCGCGAGGAGGACTGGGACCTCGTCGTCTTCGACGAGTACCACTTTGGCGCCTGGAACGAAAACTCGAAAAGCCTCTTCGAGCCCGAGGAAGAGGATGAGGCAAACACGCAGGAGGACATGGACACCCGCGTGGGCCACGTCAACACCGGCAACGAGATGGACGAGGGCGACCTGCCCATCGTGACGCGCTTCTACCTCTTCCTCTCGGGGACGCCGTTTCGCGCCCTCAACTCCGGAGAGTTCATCGAGGAGCAGATCTTCAACTGGACCTACTCCGACGAGCAGAGGGTCAAGGAGGCCTGGCCCAGGAAGCATCCCGGACAGCCGAACCCCTACGAGTCGCTCCCGCGCATGGTGATGCTCACCTACCAGATGCCCGAAGAGATTAGGAGGGTCGCGCTCGGCGGGGAGTACAACGGCTTCGACCTCAACACGTTCTTCGAGGCGAGGGGCCAGGGCGACGATGCCGAGTTTGTGCTCAGGGACTCGGTCCAGAAGTGGCTCGATCTCATCCGGGGCTCCTACAAGCCCTCGACCGTGGACGACCTCAAGCTGGGTGCAGAGAAGCCGGCGCTCCCATATGCCGACACGAGGCTGCTGCACGTCCTCAACCACACGCTCTGGTACCTTCCCCGCGTGAATAGCTGCTACGCCATGAGGAACCTCCTGCGCGAGCCGCAGAACACCTTTTTCCACGACTACACGGTCAACGTGTGTGCCGGCCCCGAGGCAGGTGTCGGCGAGGCGGCGCTCGACAGGGTGCGCGAGAGCATGCAAGACCCGCTGCACTCGCGCACGATAACTCTCACCTGTGGCAAGCTCACGACGGGCGTTACCGTGAAGCCCTGGTGCGGCATCTTCATGCTCACGAACATGAGGAGCCCCGAGACCTACTTCCAGGCGGCCTTCCGCGTTCAGTCGTCCTGGACGATCAGGAATGACGCCGGCGAGACCGAGATCATGAAGCGGGAGTGCTACGTCTTCGATTTCGCGCTCGACCGGAGTCTGCGCATGGTCAGCGACTACAGCTGCCGGCTCAAGGTGGACGAGAATGTCGGCCCCGAGGAGAAGGTTGGGGAGTTCATTAACTTCCTGCCAGTGCTCGCCTACGACGGCAGCACCATGCGCCCAGTGAGCGCGGCGGACATCCTCGACATCGCAATGGCAGGCACGTCTGCGACGCTCCTTGCCCGCAGGTGGGAGAGCGCGCTCCTCGTGAACGTTGACAACGACACGCTCAGGAGGATTCTCGCCAACGAGGATGCGATGCGCGCTCTCATGAGCATCGAGGGCTTCCGCAATCTCAACGAGGACATCGAGACCATCGTCAACCGCTCCGACGCCATCAAGAAGGCGAAGCGCGAGAGAGGAGACCTCACCAAGAAGGAGAGGAAGGAGATCTCCGAGGAGGAGAAGGAACTCAAGAGCAAGCGCAAGCAGATCCAAGAGAAGCTCATCAAGTTCGCGACGCGCATACCGGTCTTCATGTACCTCACGGATTACAGAGAGCAGACGCTCAAGGACGTGATCACGCAGCTGGAGCCGGGTCTCTTCAAGAAGGTTACCGGCCTCACCGTGAAGGACTTCGAGCTCCTGGTATCGCTCGGAGTCTTCAACGACGTGCTCATGAACGACGCCGTGTACAAGTTCCGCCGCTACGAGGACTCCTCGCTCACCTATGCAGGCGTCGATAGGCACGCCGGCGAGCGCGTCGGCCTCTTCGACACGACGCTCTCTGACTTCGAGTACATGCAGATGGCTCAGCAGGAGTCCATGGTGGCTCCGAACGGGCTCGCAACATCTCCCGATGCTCGGACTTCGCGAGGGGACCGGAATGTGAAAGATGCGGCTTCTACATTGGTAAAGGCGCGATCGCATGAGACGCTAACAGCTGCGCAGGCTCCAAGACGCGACTGGGTTCTCGATGCGCTTGACGACGAGGGAATCGACTACGTCGACCGTCGCGCGGGCGGCGGCTGCCTCTGGGTGCCCGGGGGCAGCAGCATCGAGGAACGCCTTGGTCCTGTGATAAAGAGAGGTGCGGGCTTCAAGTACAGCACGACGGGTGGCAGGGTCACGCATGGCAGGCCCGCTTGGTGGCTCAAGGGCTACCCCGAGGCGCGCGACGGCGAACCGGATGGCCCGCTCGTCTTGAAGGTGGAGCTCGATGCCCTCGACGTGGGTGACACCGTGTTCCACAAGGCGTTCGGTTACGGGGAGGTCGTCAACCTGAGCGACAAGTACGTGATGGTCTCCTTCGAGAATGACAACCACAAGAAGAAGCCGTTCAGGCAGTTCGGGTTCCCAAGTGCCTTCTATCAGGGGCTGCTGAGGATTGTGTAG
- a CDS encoding IS30 family transposase, producing MQGEKAAFRPCAYAEGALTHHGQTLVPGGDRLYLRLEGGGRCVVEPADYSYRQVQAIALELPGSGPEGKVRRHLHSKRPKTRGKIRSLHSVDERPKQVDERSCLEDLVDDTLVAAGPMCLLVLADRAVRLLAAKRATTTAGASLRPRSGCCRDAPLRRSLPDRGKQFAGHAGLTKALGGVQLYFCDPHHLWQKLTVKNTNGLLLEFFP from the coding sequence ATGCAGGGCGAAAAGGCGGCTTTCAGACCCTGCGCTTACGCAGAAGGTGCGCTTACTCATCATGGACAGACACTGGTCCCTGGAGGAGATAGACTATATCTCAGGCTCGAGGGTGGCGGCAGGTGCGTCGTTGAGCCTGCCGACTATTCTTACAGGCAGGTCCAAGCCATCGCCCTCGAGCTGCCGGGATCCGGCCCCGAAGGCAAGGTGCGGCGCCACCTGCACAGCAAGAGGCCTAAGACGAGGGGCAAGATCAGGAGCTTACACAGCGTGGATGAGAGGCCCAAGCAGGTCGATGAGAGGTCTTGCCTCGAAGACTTGGTAGACGACACGCTCGTGGCAGCCGGGCCTATGTGCCTGCTCGTGCTTGCCGACAGGGCAGTGAGGCTGCTTGCCGCGAAGAGAGCCACCACGACAGCTGGAGCGTCTCTAAGGCCGAGGTCGGGCTGCTGCAGGGACGCCCCCTTAAGACGCTCACTTCCGGATAGGGGCAAGCAGTTCGCAGGGCATGCAGGGCTCACAAAGGCCTTGGGAGGCGTGCAGCTCTACTTTTGCGACCCCCACCATCTATGGCAGAAGCTAACAGTTAAGAACACCAACGGGCTCCTGCTAGAGTTCTTCCCCTAA